Proteins from one Natrinema salinisoli genomic window:
- the gfo6 gene encoding D-xylose 1-dehydrogenase Gfo6, which translates to MREWIDDYEERTWQTTESGTVRYALIGLGWWTIDVALPAIESSELGDVSVLVSSSTEKATRLADENDVARGISYDEFHDGAASDEYDAVYIGTPNAYHLEYVETAAELDKAVLCEKPMEATVDRAEAMVERCETADVPLMIAYRMQTDPAVQRARELIADGFVGDPVSVYGHNSQPLLEMIPDPDQWRLDPDLSGYGTSVMDLGIYSINTTRYLLRREPVSVQSEMASNHEAFADMPDERASSLFVFEDDVQMISTASQNAHEDTHLKITGTDGQIELRPAFHGECSLHCSRGDVSVTVEHDSFDAEREMEEEFDYFADRVLGDGDIYPDGRHGLQDMRIIEAVHESAEQGEPVALE; encoded by the coding sequence ATGCGAGAGTGGATCGACGACTACGAGGAACGGACGTGGCAGACGACCGAGAGCGGGACCGTACGATACGCCCTGATCGGTCTGGGCTGGTGGACGATCGACGTCGCACTGCCGGCTATCGAATCGTCGGAGCTGGGCGACGTGTCCGTTCTCGTCAGCAGTTCGACGGAGAAGGCGACCCGGCTCGCCGACGAGAACGATGTCGCACGCGGGATCAGTTACGACGAGTTCCACGACGGCGCGGCCAGCGACGAGTACGACGCCGTCTACATCGGGACGCCCAACGCCTATCACCTCGAGTACGTCGAGACCGCGGCCGAGCTAGACAAGGCGGTTCTCTGCGAGAAACCGATGGAAGCGACCGTCGACCGCGCTGAGGCGATGGTCGAGCGCTGCGAGACGGCGGACGTGCCCCTGATGATCGCCTATCGCATGCAGACCGATCCGGCCGTCCAGCGAGCGCGCGAACTGATCGCGGACGGCTTCGTCGGCGACCCGGTGTCGGTCTACGGGCACAACAGTCAGCCGCTCCTCGAGATGATCCCCGACCCGGACCAGTGGCGGCTCGACCCCGACCTGAGCGGCTACGGGACCTCGGTGATGGATCTGGGAATCTACTCGATCAACACGACTAGGTACCTGCTCCGGCGTGAACCCGTGAGCGTCCAGTCCGAAATGGCCTCGAACCACGAGGCGTTCGCCGACATGCCCGACGAACGGGCGTCGTCGCTGTTCGTCTTCGAGGACGACGTCCAGATGATCTCGACCGCGAGTCAGAACGCCCACGAGGACACCCACCTGAAGATTACGGGAACGGACGGCCAGATCGAACTTCGGCCCGCCTTCCACGGGGAGTGCTCGCTGCACTGCTCGCGCGGAGACGTCTCCGTCACGGTCGAGCACGACAGTTTCGACGCCGAGCGCGAGATGGAAGAGGAGTTCGACTACTTCGCCGACCGAGTGCTGGGCGACGGCGATATTTATCCCGACGGGCGACACGGCCTTCAGGACATGCGGATCATCGAAGCCGTTCACGAGTCCGCCGAGCAGGGTGAGCCGGTCGCCCTCGAGTGA
- a CDS encoding SDR family NAD(P)-dependent oxidoreductase has protein sequence MVEYQHSPVTVADKRAVVVGGTSGIGQAIALGFAEEGADVIATSRNETNVDETASEIEDRGVETTRITCDVTEPDSLERVRETAVDELGGIDTVVASQGAISRASVRNISDDEWDFVTDVALDGVRRVTQTFAPAMEAGGSIVNISSIAARLAMADLPAYTAAKGGVDAFTRASSKELAPDIRVNAIAPGFVITPQNAETYAEGTEKRDRIDRRTSLGRVAEREEIVGAAIFLASDAASFVTGEVLTVDGGFADSAF, from the coding sequence ATGGTCGAGTACCAGCACAGCCCGGTGACCGTCGCCGACAAACGAGCCGTCGTCGTCGGCGGGACGAGCGGGATCGGACAGGCGATCGCCCTCGGGTTCGCAGAGGAGGGAGCCGACGTCATCGCGACGAGTCGGAACGAGACGAACGTCGATGAGACGGCGTCGGAGATCGAAGATCGAGGCGTCGAAACGACGCGAATCACCTGTGACGTGACCGAGCCCGACTCGCTCGAGCGCGTCCGCGAAACGGCCGTCGATGAACTCGGCGGCATCGATACCGTCGTCGCGTCGCAAGGGGCGATCTCCCGGGCATCGGTCCGGAATATCTCTGACGACGAGTGGGACTTCGTCACCGACGTCGCGCTCGATGGGGTCCGTCGCGTGACGCAGACGTTCGCGCCGGCGATGGAGGCCGGCGGATCGATCGTCAACATCTCGTCGATTGCGGCCCGACTCGCGATGGCGGACCTCCCGGCATATACCGCTGCCAAGGGAGGTGTCGACGCCTTCACCCGCGCATCGTCGAAGGAACTCGCTCCGGATATCAGAGTCAACGCGATCGCGCCCGGATTCGTTATCACGCCTCAGAACGCGGAGACGTACGCCGAGGGAACCGAGAAGCGCGACCGTATCGATCGCAGAACTTCGCTCGGTCGCGTCGCGGAACGCGAGGAAATCGTCGGCGCTGCGATCTTCCTCGCCAGTGACGCCGCGTCCTTCGTGACCGGCGAAGTCCTCACTGTCGACGGCGGATTCGCCGACAGCGCGTTCTGA
- the rdfA gene encoding rod-determining factor RdfA, whose product MTEDSSRGRRTKVERVMDQYGLEEWGPRLEAEWIGDETERTSLRDLATEFNQAVLRAAVRDSGASVLDTDIESLYRTLTDDDVSRSDAVRRRRDLERAGVDIDDVRSDFVTHQTIYTYLTNVRDASLPEEDAEDRIERKKETVQRLAGRTQVITESTLEELGNAGEIADREYDVFVDVRAICGDCGADYPIVDLLEQGGCDCDGSDTAR is encoded by the coding sequence ATGACAGAGGACTCGAGTCGCGGGCGACGGACCAAAGTCGAGCGCGTGATGGATCAGTACGGACTCGAGGAGTGGGGCCCTCGCCTGGAGGCCGAGTGGATCGGTGACGAGACGGAGCGAACGAGCCTTCGCGACCTCGCGACGGAATTCAATCAGGCCGTCCTCCGCGCAGCAGTTCGTGATTCGGGAGCGTCCGTCCTCGATACCGATATCGAATCCCTGTACCGAACGCTGACCGACGACGACGTGTCGCGATCCGATGCCGTCCGACGGCGTCGCGACCTCGAGCGTGCCGGAGTCGACATCGACGACGTCCGTTCGGACTTCGTTACCCACCAGACGATTTACACGTACCTCACGAACGTTCGGGATGCCTCGCTCCCCGAAGAAGACGCCGAGGACCGCATCGAACGAAAGAAAGAGACGGTCCAGCGGCTCGCGGGTCGCACCCAAGTTATAACCGAGTCGACACTCGAAGAACTGGGCAACGCAGGTGAGATCGCGGACCGAGAGTACGACGTGTTCGTCGACGTGCGCGCGATCTGCGGGGACTGTGGGGCCGACTATCCGATCGTCGACCTGCTCGAACAGGGCGGCTGTGACTGCGACGGGAGCGACACCGCTCGATAG
- a CDS encoding archaea-specific SMC-related protein, with product MSSPESVTSSITVRAENIGGIDSTEVLLEPGVNVLTGRNATNRTSFLQTIMAALGSRRSSLKGDADTGSVELTFDDERYTRSLERRNGEVVFDGDPYLENPELADLFAFLLESNEARRAVRAGDDLRELIMRPIDTDEIEAEISRLEAEKRELDDRLEELARLDTELPDLEEDRVALEDEIETKTERIEALETELEEFDLDVEASRARKDEIESAFADLQEARTELESIEYDLETERESYSELEGERDELEQELEAFDDEQESPDRLEGRVQELRARKRSLDTTVSELQSVIRFNEERLAEDGFELDLEETVESDGETDGDITEQLLPDSDDVVCWTCGSQVDRERIETTIDRLRSLRQQKLDERSDLQEQIDELATRRKELRERSQKRGEIETRLEAIDDELERRAQRIEDLEADLEDQQERVDDLESDAETFENAEYGDVIETHRERNRLELERENLEEERDEVQARIDEIEGQIEERDELAQRRETVEDELTDLRTRVDRIEENAVDAFNEHMDSILSILEYRNIDRIWIERREKTVREGRRKVSRTAFDLHIVRTTEDGRTYEDTVDHLSESEREVTGLVFALAGYLVHDVYEVVPFMLLDSLEAIDSNRIADLVEYFEEYVDCLVVALLREDAEALSDSHTYVEEI from the coding sequence ATGTCATCTCCGGAGTCAGTCACCTCGTCGATCACCGTCCGGGCGGAGAATATCGGCGGCATCGACAGCACCGAGGTACTGCTCGAGCCCGGCGTGAACGTTCTGACTGGCCGAAACGCGACGAACCGGACGTCGTTTCTCCAGACCATCATGGCGGCGCTGGGAAGCCGACGGTCGTCGCTGAAAGGCGACGCGGACACCGGCTCCGTCGAATTGACGTTCGACGACGAACGGTATACGCGATCCCTCGAGCGACGCAACGGTGAGGTCGTCTTCGACGGCGATCCGTACCTCGAGAACCCGGAGCTCGCGGATCTCTTCGCGTTCCTGCTCGAGTCGAACGAGGCGCGTCGGGCCGTCAGGGCCGGCGACGATCTCCGCGAACTCATCATGCGCCCGATCGATACGGACGAGATTGAGGCCGAAATCAGCAGGCTCGAGGCCGAGAAGCGGGAGTTGGACGACCGTCTCGAGGAACTCGCACGGCTCGATACCGAACTCCCCGATCTCGAGGAGGATCGCGTCGCGCTCGAGGACGAGATCGAGACGAAAACAGAGCGGATCGAAGCCCTCGAAACCGAACTCGAGGAGTTCGATCTCGACGTCGAGGCGAGTCGCGCCCGCAAAGACGAGATCGAATCGGCGTTCGCCGATCTCCAGGAAGCCCGTACCGAGCTCGAATCCATCGAGTACGACCTCGAGACCGAACGGGAGAGCTACAGCGAACTGGAGGGGGAACGCGACGAGCTCGAGCAAGAGCTCGAGGCGTTCGACGACGAGCAGGAATCGCCGGACCGCCTCGAAGGGCGAGTACAGGAACTTCGCGCCCGGAAACGGTCGCTCGATACGACCGTCAGCGAGCTCCAGAGCGTGATCCGGTTCAACGAGGAGCGACTCGCCGAGGACGGGTTCGAGCTGGATCTCGAGGAGACGGTCGAGTCGGACGGCGAGACCGACGGCGACATCACCGAGCAACTCCTCCCGGACTCGGACGACGTGGTTTGCTGGACGTGTGGCTCCCAGGTCGATCGCGAACGGATCGAAACGACGATCGATCGATTGCGATCGCTCCGGCAACAGAAACTCGACGAACGGAGCGACCTGCAGGAACAGATCGACGAGCTCGCTACTCGGCGGAAGGAGCTCCGCGAGCGATCCCAGAAACGCGGGGAGATCGAAACGCGACTCGAGGCGATCGACGACGAACTCGAGCGACGGGCCCAGCGGATCGAGGATCTCGAGGCCGACCTCGAAGACCAGCAGGAACGCGTCGACGACCTCGAATCGGACGCCGAAACGTTCGAGAACGCGGAATACGGCGACGTCATCGAGACCCACCGCGAGCGAAACCGACTCGAACTCGAACGGGAGAACCTCGAGGAGGAACGCGACGAGGTACAGGCCCGGATCGACGAAATCGAGGGGCAAATCGAGGAACGCGACGAGCTCGCGCAACGGCGTGAAACCGTCGAGGACGAGCTGACCGATCTCAGAACCCGCGTCGACCGAATCGAGGAGAACGCCGTCGACGCCTTCAACGAGCACATGGACTCGATTCTCTCGATCCTCGAGTACCGGAACATCGATCGGATCTGGATCGAACGTCGCGAGAAGACGGTCCGTGAGGGGCGTCGGAAGGTCTCGCGGACCGCGTTCGACCTGCACATCGTTCGGACGACCGAGGACGGGCGAACCTACGAGGACACCGTCGACCACCTCTCGGAGAGCGAACGGGAGGTCACCGGACTGGTCTTCGCGCTCGCCGGGTATCTGGTCCACGACGTCTACGAGGTCGTCCCGTTCATGCTGCTGGATTCGCTCGAGGCGATCGACTCGAACCGGATCGCCGATCTCGTCGAGTACTTCGAGGAGTACGTCGACTGTCTCGTCGTCGCCCTGCTTCGGGAGGACGCCGAAGCGCTCTCAGATTCGCACACCTACGTCGAGGAGATCTAA
- a CDS encoding MATE family efflux transporter → MPNPFRWLLLSIGYLLARVGLIDSGRAERTTDLAWPRIVTGIARMSKSAADVAMVGIALGPAAIAGVGFATPFWAIAFGIGGGIAGATISLVSQRYSVQATEELSRAVTTSALVVVAITVPLAVLYWTVPERLISLVGDDRTSLAYGADYLRVVALGVPFAALNLIGSRTLVGADDAWTPMILRASGAVVNIAVNGVLLFVLEWGVVGAAIGTVLANVLVLAAFVTGFAFGRLPLIGEFPVRVRFARPYTTLEDVRNVIDIGTPLVFTNVARRAAQFPMLAIVALFGPNVVAAYVIARRVRDLMDTPGWGFSLASSSLVGQELGTGDEGDADTYGYEVLWFGTAVYLFAATVVLVFAGQVGSLFVDDPSVQPLVTTFIVVACASVVFRGVSGGATGPLRASGDTHWPFYGQILGLYVFALPVAALGAVAVPIPFLEAVTPLGIGALYAALILETLVPAAVTYYRFAAGHWKVISRGYRPDSAPGD, encoded by the coding sequence GTGCCGAATCCGTTCCGCTGGCTCCTGCTGTCGATCGGGTATCTGCTCGCGCGGGTCGGTCTCATCGACTCGGGGCGCGCCGAGCGGACGACCGATCTCGCCTGGCCGCGGATCGTTACCGGCATCGCCCGAATGTCCAAGTCAGCGGCGGACGTAGCGATGGTCGGGATCGCCCTCGGGCCGGCAGCGATCGCTGGGGTCGGTTTCGCCACGCCCTTCTGGGCGATCGCGTTCGGTATCGGCGGCGGGATCGCCGGGGCGACGATCAGTCTGGTCTCCCAGCGATACAGCGTCCAGGCGACCGAGGAGCTGTCGCGTGCGGTGACGACGAGTGCGCTCGTCGTCGTTGCGATCACCGTTCCGCTCGCGGTCCTCTACTGGACCGTTCCCGAACGGCTGATCTCGCTCGTCGGGGACGATAGGACGTCGCTCGCGTACGGCGCGGACTACCTTCGAGTCGTCGCCCTCGGCGTGCCCTTCGCCGCGCTGAACCTGATCGGAAGCCGAACCCTCGTCGGGGCCGACGACGCATGGACGCCCATGATACTCCGAGCGAGCGGTGCCGTCGTCAATATCGCCGTCAATGGCGTCTTGCTGTTCGTCCTCGAGTGGGGCGTCGTCGGTGCGGCGATCGGGACGGTACTGGCGAACGTCCTGGTGCTGGCGGCGTTCGTCACCGGGTTTGCGTTCGGGCGGCTGCCCCTGATCGGCGAGTTCCCGGTTCGTGTACGCTTCGCACGCCCGTACACGACGCTCGAGGACGTCCGGAACGTGATCGATATCGGGACGCCGCTGGTGTTTACGAACGTCGCCCGGCGGGCCGCCCAGTTCCCGATGCTCGCCATCGTCGCGCTGTTCGGGCCGAACGTGGTGGCCGCATACGTCATCGCGCGACGCGTTCGAGATCTGATGGATACGCCCGGCTGGGGGTTTTCGCTCGCGTCCAGCAGTCTGGTGGGGCAGGAACTCGGAACCGGGGACGAAGGAGACGCCGACACGTACGGCTACGAAGTGCTCTGGTTCGGGACTGCCGTGTATCTCTTCGCTGCGACCGTCGTGCTCGTCTTCGCCGGACAGGTCGGGAGCCTCTTCGTCGACGATCCGTCGGTCCAGCCGCTCGTGACGACCTTCATCGTCGTCGCCTGCGCGAGCGTCGTCTTCCGCGGCGTGAGCGGCGGCGCGACCGGGCCGCTCCGCGCGAGCGGTGACACGCACTGGCCGTTCTACGGCCAGATACTCGGGCTATACGTGTTCGCACTCCCCGTCGCTGCGCTCGGTGCAGTCGCGGTCCCAATACCGTTCCTCGAGGCGGTCACGCCCCTCGGAATCGGTGCGCTCTACGCGGCCCTGATCCTCGAGACGCTCGTTCCCGCCGCCGTCACGTACTACCGGTTCGCTGCCGGCCACTGGAAGGTCATCAGTCGCGGCTATCGACCCGACTCCGCACCCGGCGATTGA
- a CDS encoding archaea-specific SMC-related protein — MMSTTSAGNEEATVTDRTRIEVRNIGGIEDCSLTIRKGETLLTGRNATNRTSLLQAINGVLGGTAATLKSDTAEGEVVLKLDDTTYSRRFERTDTGIEVGGDPYETDSDLVDPFVSLLENNPARLAVERGDDLRDIIMRPVDTEAIERRIRTLQTEREEISDELETVEEESKRLPTLEERRQTLETELESIDDRIDAAREAAAEFEANAEMAEEAEELVDRLDDRRQDVSEVGDELELVEAELDALRDRPAELRAEQEEVPEHTQADLERVQDELRTLRAQKRELENTIADLSSIVDFNETVLADSGSDGPASTTDTADPVAELAPSDEQEITCWTCGSTAKRGTIEDQLDNLRGVVSEKQAELGDLTDRIDELTAEEESIREAIDTRERLTRELDDVEAKLESKRTRRETLEERISELRETITELEREVAITEDLRNNDLLETYEEISELQYERGQKQEQLETVTDEIEEIESLPDKSRLRDQLDEIRQELRQERGRVDELESRSVSQFNEHMADVLELLDYRNISRVWIERKGERRNDRNESSSFDLHIVRKSESGTVYEDSVDNLSESEREVIGLVVGLAGYLVHEVYEEVPFMLLDSLEAIDSERIAELIEYFADYVPYLVVALLPEDASGITDEYQEIPATELN, encoded by the coding sequence ATGATGTCAACGACGAGTGCGGGAAACGAAGAGGCGACAGTTACCGATAGGACTCGGATCGAAGTGAGAAATATCGGCGGTATCGAAGACTGTTCGCTCACCATTCGAAAGGGGGAAACGCTTCTCACGGGACGAAACGCGACGAACCGGACCAGTCTCTTGCAAGCGATCAACGGTGTCCTCGGCGGGACCGCTGCGACGCTAAAAAGCGACACTGCGGAAGGCGAGGTCGTCTTGAAACTGGACGACACCACCTATAGTCGACGGTTCGAACGAACGGACACCGGGATCGAAGTGGGCGGCGATCCGTACGAGACTGACAGCGATCTCGTCGATCCGTTCGTTTCCTTACTCGAAAACAATCCCGCACGACTGGCGGTCGAACGAGGGGACGACCTCCGCGACATCATCATGCGACCGGTCGATACGGAGGCCATCGAACGACGGATCCGAACCCTCCAAACCGAACGCGAAGAGATATCCGATGAACTCGAAACCGTCGAGGAGGAGTCGAAGCGATTACCGACGCTCGAGGAACGACGGCAAACCCTCGAGACCGAACTCGAATCGATCGACGATCGAATCGACGCGGCTCGAGAAGCGGCGGCCGAATTCGAGGCGAACGCCGAAATGGCCGAAGAAGCCGAAGAACTGGTCGATCGACTCGACGACCGTCGCCAGGACGTAAGCGAAGTGGGAGACGAGCTCGAACTGGTGGAGGCCGAACTCGATGCCCTCCGCGACCGACCGGCTGAACTCCGTGCCGAGCAGGAAGAAGTACCGGAGCATACCCAGGCGGACCTCGAACGAGTGCAAGACGAATTACGAACGCTGCGCGCTCAAAAACGAGAGCTCGAAAATACGATTGCGGATCTCTCGTCGATCGTCGATTTCAACGAAACCGTTCTCGCGGACAGCGGTTCGGATGGACCCGCCTCGACGACCGACACTGCGGATCCGGTCGCGGAACTCGCCCCGTCGGACGAACAGGAGATTACTTGCTGGACCTGTGGCAGTACTGCCAAACGCGGAACGATAGAAGATCAGTTAGACAACCTCCGGGGTGTCGTTTCCGAAAAGCAGGCCGAACTCGGTGATCTGACGGATCGAATCGACGAATTAACCGCCGAGGAGGAATCCATACGGGAAGCGATCGACACGCGAGAACGTCTCACACGAGAGCTCGACGATGTCGAAGCGAAACTCGAGTCGAAGCGAACGCGACGCGAAACGCTCGAGGAACGGATCTCGGAGCTGCGTGAGACGATCACCGAACTCGAACGGGAGGTCGCGATCACCGAAGACCTTCGGAACAACGATCTCCTCGAGACCTACGAAGAAATCAGCGAACTCCAGTACGAACGGGGGCAAAAACAGGAACAACTAGAGACGGTCACGGACGAAATCGAGGAGATAGAATCGCTGCCGGATAAATCGCGGCTTCGAGACCAACTGGACGAGATCCGTCAGGAGTTACGACAGGAGCGCGGTCGAGTGGACGAGCTCGAGTCACGATCGGTGTCGCAATTCAACGAGCACATGGCGGACGTGTTAGAACTGCTCGATTATCGGAACATATCGCGCGTCTGGATCGAGCGAAAAGGAGAGCGCCGGAACGACCGCAACGAGAGTTCGTCCTTCGATCTACACATCGTTCGGAAGTCGGAGTCTGGAACGGTATACGAGGATTCCGTGGACAACCTGAGCGAAAGCGAGCGCGAAGTGATCGGGTTGGTCGTCGGCCTTGCCGGCTATTTAGTCCACGAGGTGTACGAAGAGGTGCCGTTTATGTTGCTGGATTCGCTGGAAGCGATCGACTCGGAGCGCATCGCCGAGCTCATCGAGTACTTCGCGGATTACGTCCCGTACCTCGTCGTCGCCTTGCTTCCCGAAGACGCGTCCGGAATCACAGACGAATACCAAGAGATTCCGGCCACTGAACTGAATTGA
- the rdfA gene encoding rod-determining factor RdfA: protein MTESMDHRCSCKVGRKRRKYDLDGLNDELRERRFDHDASLRDLAEYVNRRMLETAIQRAGIDFTDVAYGAVSPDDALAVVYEALTSDAVPADREVRVRTRLEQRGVDIDAIESDWVTHPTIRAHLNECLEIETSRSSRITPDDSRDTIEWARTRCARVVDQTVSRLISSGHVTISEPEISVLINITCSDCGRTYRLSELLTERSCSCHSNE from the coding sequence ATGACTGAATCGATGGATCATCGCTGCTCGTGCAAGGTCGGACGAAAGCGCCGAAAGTACGATCTCGACGGGTTGAACGATGAACTCCGAGAGCGACGGTTCGATCACGACGCGAGTCTCCGCGATCTCGCCGAATACGTCAACCGACGAATGCTCGAAACGGCAATCCAGCGGGCCGGGATCGATTTCACGGATGTCGCATACGGTGCCGTCAGCCCCGACGATGCACTAGCGGTAGTATACGAGGCTCTCACGAGCGATGCAGTTCCTGCCGACCGCGAAGTACGCGTCCGAACCCGTCTCGAACAACGCGGAGTCGATATCGACGCGATCGAATCGGATTGGGTCACTCATCCGACGATCCGAGCACACCTCAACGAGTGTCTCGAGATCGAAACGAGTCGATCGAGTCGAATCACGCCGGACGACTCGAGAGATACGATCGAATGGGCACGAACGCGATGTGCCCGAGTCGTCGACCAGACCGTGTCACGGCTCATCAGTTCCGGTCACGTCACAATATCCGAGCCCGAAATCTCGGTATTAATAAATATAACCTGTTCGGATTGTGGACGAACGTACCGACTATCGGAGCTGCTAACTGAACGCTCGTGTTCCTGTCACTCGAATGAATAA
- a CDS encoding helix-hairpin-helix domain-containing protein, which yields MSGRFSNADVGKTVENENGEVIGRITETRGDTVSVEPNPGVIASIKAALGWKRAHDETLVIHEDAIETASDEMVRLESDPDVAAMQAAVDERDSSPETYDLGFDAKRSRDGSAGAEGDGIANRTTERESGGDDPGASPDETEPLTAADADEETVSADELETSEKQHPAAEVDEGGTEADPTHVDIDDDQPEPESREDAQAASITDETVGSGVQDPPEESSAVDGTSTNADLEMGDDGSLEMGPRPEETAGELTESMDDNQTPERSTPDEATSTEDTGDKRDTTEVGSSTSSDESIGRIDSTSLEDVSDGLDDADELSSTADVSTSLEDVSEGLDDADERSPSEDVNLTDELHPGTDIEALEGADESDPVTVDAGTADQPSDEPEEVDSNVDPESATTIDRTLGPDIDPDTIEGQHTDVGNGVETADRRIVTDDRDIDRRSTETGGEHERTTVGDRETESDGATTEETASDEPTTTDGRHRSTPASALFAGQRAALESGNRTVQNGVEAQRRIAVAALSGGLALQRQRLTLVERAASAPFELVTAISGSSRGETDVRLEDRRDELEQGREQLGPDADPTSHPLEHVGGLDTMYRKRLADAGITSLDDLARADSDTVAEAAGVTEKRAKSWIEQVET from the coding sequence GTGAGTGGAAGATTTTCGAACGCGGACGTCGGAAAAACGGTCGAGAACGAAAACGGAGAGGTGATCGGTCGGATCACGGAAACGCGGGGTGATACCGTCAGTGTCGAACCGAACCCCGGAGTGATCGCGTCGATCAAGGCGGCCCTCGGCTGGAAACGAGCGCACGACGAGACGCTGGTGATTCACGAGGATGCGATCGAAACGGCGTCCGACGAGATGGTTCGGCTCGAGTCTGACCCTGACGTCGCGGCCATGCAGGCCGCGGTCGACGAACGAGACTCCAGTCCCGAGACGTACGATTTAGGGTTCGATGCAAAGCGAAGCCGCGACGGTTCCGCAGGGGCCGAGGGCGATGGTATCGCGAACCGAACGACGGAACGAGAATCAGGAGGGGACGATCCAGGAGCGTCGCCCGACGAGACGGAGCCGCTCACAGCGGCGGACGCGGACGAAGAGACGGTCAGTGCCGACGAACTGGAAACGTCCGAAAAACAACACCCGGCAGCGGAAGTCGACGAAGGCGGTACGGAAGCCGACCCTACTCACGTGGATATCGATGACGATCAACCCGAACCGGAAAGCCGAGAGGACGCCCAGGCTGCGAGTATAACCGACGAAACCGTCGGTTCTGGTGTGCAGGATCCACCTGAAGAGTCGTCCGCAGTTGACGGAACCAGCACGAATGCTGACCTCGAGATGGGTGACGACGGTAGTCTCGAGATGGGACCGCGGCCCGAAGAGACGGCAGGGGAACTGACCGAATCGATGGACGACAACCAGACCCCCGAACGGAGCACACCCGATGAAGCCACATCGACCGAAGACACTGGTGACAAGCGGGATACGACAGAGGTTGGGTCATCGACCTCGAGCGACGAGTCGATCGGACGTATCGACAGCACGTCGCTCGAGGACGTCAGCGACGGATTGGATGACGCTGACGAACTGAGTTCGACTGCGGACGTGAGTACGTCTCTCGAGGACGTCAGCGAGGGACTGGACGACGCCGACGAACGAAGTCCGTCGGAGGACGTGAACCTGACGGACGAACTGCATCCCGGGACCGATATCGAGGCACTCGAGGGAGCCGACGAATCCGATCCGGTAACTGTCGATGCGGGGACGGCCGACCAGCCGAGCGACGAACCCGAGGAAGTAGACTCGAACGTTGATCCCGAATCAGCGACGACGATCGATCGAACGCTGGGTCCCGATATCGATCCCGACACCATCGAGGGTCAACACACCGACGTCGGGAACGGCGTCGAAACGGCCGATCGCCGAATCGTCACCGATGACCGCGATATCGATCGTCGGTCCACCGAGACGGGTGGTGAGCACGAGAGAACGACAGTCGGTGACCGCGAAACCGAGTCCGATGGTGCCACGACCGAAGAGACAGCATCGGACGAACCCACAACGACGGACGGACGTCATCGATCCACACCGGCTTCGGCACTGTTCGCCGGCCAGCGAGCGGCGCTCGAATCCGGAAACCGAACCGTCCAGAACGGGGTCGAAGCCCAACGGCGGATTGCCGTCGCCGCACTGTCCGGGGGGCTGGCACTGCAGCGTCAGCGGCTGACGCTGGTCGAGAGGGCAGCCAGCGCGCCGTTCGAACTCGTCACCGCGATATCCGGCTCGAGCCGCGGGGAGACTGACGTCCGACTCGAGGACCGACGCGACGAACTCGAGCAGGGGCGGGAGCAACTGGGACCGGACGCCGACCCGACGTCCCATCCGCTCGAGCACGTCGGCGGTCTCGATACGATGTACCGCAAGCGCCTCGCTGATGCGGGTATTACGTCGCTCGACGATCTCGCCCGAGCGGACAGCGATACCGTTGCCGAGGCCGCCGGCGTCACCGAGAAGCGCGCGAAGAGCTGGATCGAACAGGTCGAGACGTAA